The Streptomyces laurentii genome contains a region encoding:
- a CDS encoding DEAD/DEAH box helicase (ATP binding site [chemical binding];~ATP-binding site [chemical binding];~DEAD-like helicases superfamily. A diverse family of proteins involved in ATP-dependent RNA or DNA unwinding. This domain contains the ATP-binding region; cl17251;~DEAD-like helicases superfamily; smart00487;~DEAD/DEAH box helicase [Streptomyces cattleya NRRL 8057 = DSM46488];~Evidence 3 : Function proposed based on presence of conserved amino acid motif, structural feature or limited homology;~Helicase superfamily c-terminal domain; associated with DEXDc-, DEAD-, and DEAH-box proteins, yeast initiation factor 4A, Ski2p, and Hepatitis C virus NS3 helicases; this domain is foundin a wide variety of helicases and helicase related proteins; may...; cd00079;~identified by MetaGeneAnnotator; putative;~nucleotide binding region [chemical binding];~putative Mg++ binding site [ion binding]), giving the protein MSIFSSDHAVLPEGDEIVDAVEALEADITAVDEAVEAVESADIEADIDIDADAEADETPQITFGDLGLPEGVVRKLAQNGVTAPFPIQAATIPDALAGKDILGRGRTGSGKTLSFGLPLLTTLSGGSTERKKPRGVILTPTRELAMQVADALQPYGDVLGLKMKVVCGGTSMGNQIYALERGVDVLVATPGRLRDIINRGACSLEQVQVAVLDEADQMADLGFLPEVTELLDQVPAGGQRLLFSATLENEIDSLVKRYLVNPVTHEVDPSAGAVTTMTHHVLVVKPKDKAPVTAAIAARKGRTIIFVRTQLGADRVAEQLRDSGVKADALHGGMTQGARTRTLADFKDGYVNVLVATDVAARGIHVDGIDLVLNVDPAGDHKDYLHRSGRTARAGRSGTVVSLALPHQRRQIFRLMEDAGVDASRHIVGGAGAFDPEVAEITGARSLTEVQADSANNSAKQAEREVADLTKQLERLQRRAVELRDEADRLVARAARERGEDPEAAVAEMTEAAEAEVAAAVAAAEVPQQRDREERRDFDRRDDRGGDRGGFRRDNDRGGDRGGFRRDNDRGGDRGGFRRDNDRPSFNRDRGGDRGGFERRDDRGGDRGGFRRDNDRGGDRGGFRRDNDRPSFNRDRRDNDRPSFNRDRRDERPSFNRDRRDDRGGFERRDDRRDDRGGDRGGDRGGDRGGFRRDNDRPSGGHRGSDRPFNRDRRDERPSFNRDRRDDRPSFNRDRRDDRGGFRRDDKPRWKRNG; this is encoded by the coding sequence ATGTCCATTTTCAGTTCTGACCACGCCGTCCTGCCTGAGGGCGACGAGATCGTCGACGCCGTCGAGGCTCTCGAGGCCGACATCACCGCCGTCGACGAGGCCGTCGAGGCCGTCGAGTCCGCCGACATCGAGGCCGACATCGACATCGACGCCGACGCGGAGGCCGACGAGACCCCGCAGATCACCTTCGGCGACCTGGGCCTGCCCGAGGGCGTCGTGCGCAAGCTCGCCCAGAACGGCGTGACCGCCCCCTTCCCGATCCAGGCCGCGACCATCCCGGACGCCCTGGCCGGCAAGGACATCCTGGGCCGTGGCCGCACCGGCTCCGGCAAGACCCTCTCCTTCGGCCTCCCGCTGCTCACCACCCTGTCCGGCGGCAGCACCGAGCGGAAGAAGCCCCGCGGCGTCATCCTGACCCCGACCCGCGAGCTCGCGATGCAGGTCGCGGACGCCCTCCAGCCGTACGGCGACGTGCTCGGCCTCAAGATGAAGGTCGTCTGCGGCGGTACGTCGATGGGCAACCAGATCTACGCCCTGGAGCGCGGTGTCGACGTCCTCGTCGCCACCCCGGGCCGCCTGCGCGACATCATCAACCGCGGTGCCTGCTCCCTGGAGCAGGTCCAGGTCGCCGTCCTCGACGAGGCCGACCAGATGGCCGACCTGGGCTTCCTGCCCGAGGTCACCGAGCTGCTCGACCAGGTTCCCGCGGGCGGTCAGCGCCTGCTCTTCTCCGCCACGCTGGAGAACGAGATCGACAGCCTGGTGAAGCGCTACCTGGTGAACCCGGTCACCCACGAGGTCGACCCGTCCGCCGGCGCCGTCACGACGATGACCCACCACGTCCTGGTCGTGAAGCCGAAGGACAAGGCCCCGGTCACCGCCGCCATCGCCGCCCGCAAGGGCCGCACCATCATCTTCGTCCGCACCCAGCTGGGCGCCGACCGCGTCGCCGAGCAGCTGCGCGACTCCGGCGTGAAGGCCGACGCGCTGCACGGCGGCATGACCCAGGGCGCCCGTACCCGCACCCTGGCCGACTTCAAGGACGGTTACGTCAACGTCCTCGTCGCCACCGACGTCGCCGCGCGCGGTATCCACGTCGACGGCATCGACCTGGTCCTGAACGTGGACCCGGCCGGTGACCACAAGGACTACCTGCACCGCTCGGGCCGTACCGCCCGCGCCGGCCGCTCCGGCACCGTCGTCTCGCTGGCGCTGCCGCACCAGCGCCGCCAGATCTTCCGTCTGATGGAGGACGCGGGCGTGGACGCCTCGCGCCACATCGTCGGTGGTGCGGGCGCGTTCGACCCCGAGGTCGCCGAGATCACCGGCGCCCGGTCGCTGACCGAGGTCCAGGCCGACTCCGCGAACAACTCCGCCAAGCAGGCGGAGCGCGAGGTGGCCGACCTCACCAAGCAGCTGGAGCGCCTGCAGCGGCGCGCCGTCGAGCTGCGCGACGAGGCCGACCGTCTGGTCGCCCGCGCCGCCCGCGAGCGCGGCGAGGACCCGGAGGCGGCGGTCGCCGAGATGACCGAGGCCGCCGAGGCCGAGGTCGCCGCCGCGGTTGCCGCGGCCGAGGTGCCGCAGCAGCGCGACCGCGAGGAGCGCCGCGACTTCGACCGCCGTGACGACCGCGGTGGTGACCGTGGCGGCTTCCGTCGCGACAACGACCGCGGTGGTGACCGTGGTGGCTTCCGCCGGGACAACGACCGCGGTGGTGACCGTGGTGGCTTCCGCCGGGACAACGACCGTCCGTCGTTCAACCGTGACCGTGGTGGCGACCGCGGTGGCTTCGAGCGCCGTGACGACCGTGGTGGTGACCGTGGTGGCTTCCGTCGTGACAACGACCGCGGTGGTGACCGTGGTGGCTTCCGTCGCGACAACGACCGTCCGTCCTTCAACCGCGACCGCCGCGACAACGACCGTCCGTCGTTCAACCGCGACCGTCGTGACGAGCGTCCCTCGTTCAACCGTGACCGTCGTGACGACCGCGGTGGCTTCGAGCGCCGTGACGACCGTCGTGACGACCGCGGTGGCGACCGTGGCGGCGACCGTGGCGGCGACCGTGGTGGCTTCCGTCGCGACAACGACCGCCCGTCCGGCGGCCACCGTGGCAGCGACCGCCCGTTCAACCGCGACCGCCGCGACGAGCGTCCCTCGTTCAACCGCGACCGTCGTGACGACCGTCCGTCCTTCAACCGCGACCGCCGCGACGACCGCGGCGGCTTCCGCCGGGACGACAAGCCGCGCTGGAAGCGCAACGGCTGA